A single region of the Salipaludibacillus sp. LMS25 genome encodes:
- the nusG gene encoding transcription termination/antitermination protein NusG — protein sequence MEKKWYVVHTYSGYENKVKTNLEKRVESMGMADKIFRVIVPVEEETEIKDGKSKQVTKKVFPGYVIVEMVMTDDSWYVVRNTPGVTGFIGSSGGGAKPTPLLPEEVDAILRQMGVEAPKPDVEFELKESVKVKEGPFANFIGTIETISAEKQKLKVHVNMFGRETPVELEFNQVEKI from the coding sequence ATGGAGAAGAAATGGTATGTAGTTCACACCTATTCCGGATATGAAAATAAAGTCAAAACAAACTTGGAAAAGCGTGTGGAATCAATGGGAATGGCGGATAAAATTTTTCGCGTCATCGTCCCTGTAGAAGAAGAAACAGAAATAAAAGATGGTAAGTCTAAGCAAGTCACGAAGAAAGTCTTTCCAGGTTATGTTATCGTGGAAATGGTGATGACTGATGACTCATGGTATGTTGTGCGGAATACTCCTGGGGTCACTGGTTTCATCGGATCTTCTGGTGGAGGAGCAAAACCGACACCGTTACTCCCCGAAGAGGTGGATGCGATACTCCGTCAAATGGGAGTAGAAGCACCGAAACCTGATGTTGAATTTGAATTAAAAGAATCGGTCAAGGTAAAAGAAGGACCATTTGCAAACTTTATCGGAACGATCGAAACGATTTCCGCCGAAAAACAAAAACTAAAAGTGCATGTTAACATGTTTGGACGTGAGACACCGGTCGAACTAGAATTTAACCAGGTTGAAAAAATCTGA